The Acidobacteriota bacterium genome has a segment encoding these proteins:
- a CDS encoding LysM peptidoglycan-binding domain-containing protein, whose product MAEEAAKLANAAANAAVKAKAEEERRKAEEAARLEALKNATLNEWTVERGDTLWDIATHEKVYADPFLWPLIFKANRSKIKNPDLIFPEQVFTLTQDASEGDKKSAVRHARNRRWPDVEEGYDDRYVGR is encoded by the coding sequence CTGGCGGAGGAAGCCGCAAAGCTCGCCAACGCCGCGGCGAACGCCGCCGTCAAAGCCAAGGCGGAGGAAGAGCGCCGGAAGGCCGAGGAAGCTGCGAGGCTCGAAGCGCTGAAGAACGCAACGCTCAACGAGTGGACCGTCGAGCGCGGCGACACCCTCTGGGATATCGCGACGCACGAAAAGGTCTACGCCGACCCGTTCCTGTGGCCGCTCATCTTCAAGGCGAACCGCTCCAAGATCAAGAATCCTGACCTCATCTTTCCCGAGCAGGTCTTCACGCTGACGCAGGACGCGTCGGAGGGTGATAAGAAGTCCGCCGTCCGCCACGCGCGCAACCGCCGCTGGCCGGACGTCGAAGAGGGCTACGACGACCGTTACGTCGGCAGGTAA
- a CDS encoding aconitate hydratase, which produces MGMNMTKKILKEHLVKGRLRAGEEAAVRVDQVLTQDATGTMAYLQFEAMGIDRVQCLAVSYVDHNMLQTGFENPDDHRYLQSAAAKFGAYFSRPGNGICHQVHLERFGVPGAIQLGSDSHTPTGGGLGALAMGAGGLDVAVAMGGGPYYITVPRVVGVKLVGELRPWVAAKDIILEMLRRLSVKGGVGKIFEYFGPGVESLSVPERATITNMGAELGATTSLFPSDSVTKRFLKAQGRAGQYRSLKPSKSASYDEEIEIDLDALEPLVAKPHSPDNVVPVREVEGLRADQVCVGSCTNSSYYDLTIVAEVLKGKTVAPNLNMTVSPGSKQVYEMAARDGAIAAMIAAGARILESACGPCIGMGQAPPSGGVSVRTFNRNFVGRSGTADAQVYLASPETAAATALRGAITDPRSLGEKPAVKTPRKFLLNDNLILPPADPESAAKVEIVRGPNIKPVPLKGSMPDELAGEVLLKVGDNISTDHILPAGSKILPLRSNIPAISEYVFTRVDESFPARAREKGGGFVVGGENYGQGSSREHAALAPSYLGLKAVLVKSFARIHFNNLINFGILPLTFAKADDYEKIEQGDSLEILSVPSCLAAGDLIEVKNRTKGAAVRARLALTGRQRAILKAGGLLPYTKAGGK; this is translated from the coding sequence ATGGGAATGAACATGACGAAGAAAATTCTGAAGGAGCACCTCGTGAAGGGGCGCCTGCGCGCGGGCGAGGAGGCGGCGGTCAGGGTGGACCAGGTGCTCACGCAGGACGCCACGGGGACGATGGCGTATCTCCAGTTCGAGGCCATGGGAATCGACCGCGTCCAGTGCCTCGCCGTCTCCTACGTGGACCACAACATGCTCCAGACGGGCTTCGAGAACCCCGACGACCACCGCTACCTGCAGAGCGCGGCGGCGAAGTTCGGGGCGTATTTCTCGAGGCCCGGAAACGGCATCTGCCACCAGGTGCACCTCGAGCGGTTCGGCGTGCCGGGCGCAATCCAGCTCGGCTCGGACAGCCACACGCCCACCGGCGGGGGACTCGGGGCGCTCGCCATGGGCGCGGGCGGCCTCGACGTGGCCGTCGCGATGGGCGGCGGCCCGTACTATATAACGGTGCCCAGGGTCGTGGGCGTGAAGCTCGTCGGGGAGCTCCGGCCGTGGGTGGCCGCCAAGGACATCATCCTCGAGATGCTCCGCCGCCTGAGCGTCAAGGGCGGCGTCGGAAAGATTTTCGAATACTTCGGCCCGGGCGTCGAGTCGCTCTCCGTTCCGGAGCGCGCGACGATTACGAACATGGGCGCGGAGCTCGGGGCCACGACCTCGCTGTTCCCGAGCGACTCCGTGACGAAGCGTTTCCTCAAGGCCCAAGGGCGCGCCGGGCAGTACCGTTCCCTCAAGCCCTCGAAGTCGGCCTCCTACGACGAGGAGATCGAGATCGACCTCGACGCGCTAGAGCCCCTCGTCGCGAAGCCGCACTCGCCCGACAACGTCGTGCCCGTGCGCGAGGTCGAGGGCCTCAGGGCGGACCAGGTGTGCGTGGGCTCGTGCACGAACTCCTCCTACTACGACCTCACCATCGTGGCCGAGGTGCTCAAGGGCAAGACCGTCGCGCCGAATCTCAACATGACCGTCTCGCCCGGCTCGAAGCAGGTGTACGAGATGGCGGCGCGCGACGGCGCCATTGCGGCGATGATCGCGGCGGGGGCGCGCATCCTCGAGTCGGCCTGCGGCCCGTGCATCGGCATGGGGCAGGCGCCGCCGTCGGGCGGCGTCTCCGTGCGCACGTTCAACCGCAACTTCGTGGGCCGAAGCGGCACGGCCGACGCGCAGGTCTACCTGGCGAGCCCCGAGACCGCCGCCGCGACGGCGCTGCGGGGCGCCATCACCGACCCGCGCAGCCTGGGCGAGAAGCCCGCCGTCAAGACGCCGCGCAAATTCCTCCTGAACGACAACCTTATCCTGCCGCCCGCCGACCCCGAAAGCGCCGCGAAGGTCGAGATCGTGCGCGGCCCCAACATAAAGCCCGTTCCGCTCAAGGGCTCCATGCCGGACGAGCTTGCGGGCGAGGTTCTTCTCAAAGTCGGCGACAACATCTCGACCGACCACATCCTGCCCGCCGGGTCGAAAATCCTGCCGCTGCGCTCGAACATTCCGGCGATCTCCGAGTACGTCTTCACGCGCGTCGACGAGAGCTTCCCCGCGCGCGCCAGGGAGAAAGGCGGCGGCTTCGTCGTGGGGGGCGAGAACTACGGCCAGGGCTCCTCGCGCGAGCACGCGGCGCTCGCGCCCTCCTACCTCGGCCTCAAGGCCGTTTTGGTGAAATCCTTCGCCCGCATCCACTTCAACAACCTCATCAACTTCGGCATCCTCCCGCTCACGTTCGCGAAGGCGGACGACTACGAAAAAATCGAGCAGGGCGATTCTTTGGAAATCCTTAGCGTCCCGAGCTGCCTCGCCGCCGGCGACCTCATCGAGGTGAAGAACAGGACGAAGGGCGCGGCCGTCCGCGCGAGGCTCGCCCTTACCGGGCGCCAGCGCGCCATCCTCAAGGCGGGGGGGCTCCTGCCCTACACGAAGGCGGGCGGGAAGTAG
- a CDS encoding PhoH family protein, whose translation MGVAINGRGEDIQLEGEAESVRRAESLLRQMAELLAEGHAFTKGDFKSAVRLMLADSGLSLRDFLVESKIAVSPSRTVLPKSLNQQGYVRAIQNHDIVFGVGPAGTGKTYLAVASAVAALNQGRVRRIVLARPAVEAGERLGFLPGTLVEKVDPYLRPLYDALYDLLDPEKTRSYLDKGVIEIAPIAFMRGRTLNDAFIILDEAQNTTSEQMKMFVTRLGFNSKAVVTGDDTQIDLSQGTTSGLIEVQKILAGIEGIAFVRMSDQDVVRHTLVQTIVQAYESYNKRNHRKKK comes from the coding sequence ATGGGCGTCGCCATCAACGGCCGCGGCGAGGACATCCAACTCGAGGGCGAGGCGGAGAGCGTCCGCCGCGCCGAGTCGCTCCTGCGGCAGATGGCCGAGCTCCTGGCGGAGGGGCATGCCTTCACGAAGGGCGACTTCAAGAGCGCCGTGCGCCTGATGCTCGCGGACTCGGGCCTTTCCCTGCGCGATTTCCTGGTCGAGTCCAAAATCGCCGTATCGCCGTCGCGCACAGTTCTGCCCAAGAGCCTCAACCAGCAGGGCTACGTCCGCGCCATCCAGAACCACGACATCGTCTTCGGCGTCGGGCCCGCCGGCACGGGCAAGACGTATCTCGCAGTGGCCTCGGCCGTCGCCGCCCTCAACCAGGGCCGCGTCCGGCGCATCGTGCTTGCGCGGCCCGCCGTGGAGGCCGGCGAGAGGCTGGGTTTCCTGCCCGGCACGCTCGTCGAAAAGGTGGACCCCTACCTGCGGCCCCTCTACGACGCGCTCTACGACCTGCTCGACCCGGAAAAGACGCGCTCCTACCTCGACAAGGGCGTTATCGAGATCGCGCCCATCGCTTTCATGCGCGGCCGCACCCTGAACGACGCCTTCATCATCCTCGACGAGGCGCAGAACACCACGAGCGAGCAGATGAAGATGTTCGTCACGCGCCTCGGGTTCAACTCGAAGGCCGTCGTCACTGGCGACGACACACAGATCGACCTCTCGCAGGGCACGACCTCGGGCCTCATCGAGGTGCAGAAAATCCTCGCCGGCATCGAGGGCATCGCGTTCGTCCGCATGAGCGACCAGGACGTGGTGCGCCACACGCTGGTGCAGACCATCGTCCAGGCCTACGAGAGCTACAACAAGCGGAACCACAGGAAGAAAAAGTAG
- the hemB gene encoding porphobilinogen synthase, which produces MLFPRSRMRRLRIHPAVRELVEETHWAPRDLIWPLFVRRGEGVAEPVPSLPGVFHLSVDRLLDEVKEAKELGILAVLLFGLPSEKDERGSEAYDPDGTVQQAVRALKEAFPDVAVFTDVCLCAYTSHGHCGVLNGSLVDNDATLKVLAQVALSHAKAGADFVAPSDMMDGRVDAIRRRLDEENFRNVGIMSYAAKYASAFYGPFREAAQSAPQFGDRRSYQMNPANAREAVSEIEKDVREGADIVMVKPALPYLDVIRAARERFHVPIAAYSVSGEYAMLKAAAANGWLDERRTMFEMLTCIKRAGADILITYFAKDAARALREGAG; this is translated from the coding sequence ATGCTCTTTCCCCGCTCCCGGATGCGCCGCCTGCGCATCCATCCCGCCGTTCGAGAGCTTGTCGAGGAGACGCACTGGGCGCCGCGCGACCTCATCTGGCCGCTCTTCGTGCGCCGCGGCGAGGGCGTCGCCGAGCCCGTCCCGAGCCTGCCGGGCGTGTTTCACCTCTCCGTGGACCGCCTCCTCGACGAGGTGAAGGAGGCGAAGGAGTTGGGCATTTTGGCCGTGCTTCTCTTCGGCCTGCCCTCGGAGAAGGACGAGCGCGGAAGCGAGGCCTACGACCCGGACGGCACGGTGCAGCAGGCGGTGCGCGCCCTGAAGGAGGCGTTTCCCGACGTGGCGGTCTTCACCGACGTGTGCCTCTGCGCGTACACCTCGCACGGCCACTGCGGCGTACTGAACGGCTCCCTCGTCGACAACGACGCCACCCTCAAGGTGCTGGCGCAGGTGGCGCTCTCCCACGCGAAGGCTGGCGCCGACTTCGTCGCCCCCTCCGACATGATGGACGGGCGGGTGGACGCCATCCGGCGCCGCCTCGACGAGGAGAATTTCCGGAACGTCGGAATCATGTCCTACGCGGCCAAGTACGCCTCGGCCTTCTACGGGCCGTTCCGCGAGGCGGCGCAGTCGGCGCCGCAGTTCGGGGACCGCCGCTCGTACCAGATGAACCCCGCGAACGCGCGCGAGGCCGTCTCCGAGATCGAAAAAGACGTCCGCGAGGGGGCCGACATCGTGATGGTGAAGCCCGCGCTTCCCTACCTCGACGTGATACGCGCCGCCCGCGAGCGCTTCCACGTGCCGATCGCGGCCTACAGCGTGAGCGGCGAGTACGCCATGCTCAAGGCCGCCGCCGCGAACGGCTGGCTCGACGAGCGGAGGACGATGTTCGAGATGCTCACGTGCATCAAGCGCGCCGGGGCCGACATTCTGATTACCTACTTCGCCAAGGACGCCGCGCGCGCTCTCCGCGAGGGCGCGGGATAG